The window GTGTCCTACCCGGCCGCGTCGCCGCACGTGACCGCCGTGGGCGGCACCTCGCTGACCGCCGACAGCGGCACCGAGCGGGGCTGGTCCGAGACCGTCTGGGACGGCGCCGGGTCGGGATGCTCGCTCTACCAGCCGAAGCCGGCCTTCCAGAAGGACACCGGCTGCGAGAACCGGGCGGTCGCCGACGTCGCCGCGGTCGCCGACCCCGCCACCCCCGTCGCCGTGTACCAGACGTACGGTGCCGGCGGCTGGGCGCAGTACGGCGGCACGAGCGCCGGCGCCCCCATCATCGCCGCGGTCTACGCGAACGCCGGCACCCCTGCCGGCGGGACCTACCCCAACTCCTATCCCTACGACGCGGGTTCCGGCCTGAACGACGTGACCGGGGGCAGCAACGGCACCTGCGCCCCGGCCTACCTGTGCTCGGGCGCCGTCGGATACGACGGCCCGACGGGCCTGGGCACCCCCGACGGCCTGCGTGCCTTCCGCGCCGGCCCGCACGGGACGCTGTCCGGCACCGTGACCGACCGGTCCACGGGCACGCCGCTCGCGGGTGCCGTGGTCAGCACCGGTGACGGCGTCGCCACCCGCAGCGGAGCCGACGGGGGTTACACCCTCGACGTCCCGGTGGGCACGCACGACGTGACCGCCGACGCCTACGGCTACGCCACCGGCACCGCCGAGGACGTGGCCGTCACCGACGGCACCACGCTGGAACGGGACTTCGCGCTGGCCCCCGTACCGAGTCAGCCGGTCTCCGGCAAGGTCACCGACGGCTCGGGGCACGACTGGCCGCTGTACGCGAGGATCACCGTGAGCGGGGTCCCCGGAGGTCCGGTGTGGACCGACCCGGCCACCGGCGCGTTCACGCTGAGCCTCCCGCAGGGGCACGCCTACACGCTGCGCGCGGAGGCCTACCTGCCCGGCTACACGCCCGTGACCAGGACCGTCACGGTCGGCGACGCGCCCCAGTCGCTGAAGGTGCCGCTGTCGGCCGATCCCTGGAAGGCCACCGCGCCCGGCTACGCCGTGCACCTGGCGGGACCCACCGAGCACTTCGCCGCCACCGACTCGGCCCCCCAGGGCTGGAAGGTCGTCAACGCCGACGGCACCGAGGGCGGCTGGGCGTTCGACGACCCGGGCGGGCAGGGCAACCAGACCGGCGGTGACGGCGCCTTCGCCGTCGCCGACAACGCCACGATCGGGTCGCCCTTCGACTCCCAGCTGATCAGCCCCGCCTTCGACCTCACCGGTACGGCCGATCCCGAACTCGCCTTCGGCGCCATGTACTGGGCGGCCGGGGACGACGCGATCTCGGCCGACGCCAGTTCCGACGGCGGAGCCACCTGGAAGACCGTGTGGAGGACGACGGCGGGCTTCGCGGACCACGCGAGGATCGAGGTCCCGCTCACCGGCTTCGCCGGGGAGCCGGACGTCCGGGTGCGCTTCCACTTCGTCACCCAGTTCGCGTGGTGGTGGGGCATCGACGACGTCTTCGTCGGCAACCGCGACTACGCCCCGACGCCCGGCGGTCTCGTCACCGGCACGGTGACCGACGCCAACACGGGCAAGGGCCTGGCCGGCGCCACCGTCACCGCGAAGGACGACCCGAAGGTGACCACGACCACGGTCGCCACCCCCGGCGACCCCGCGCTCGACGACGGCCTCTACCTCCTGTTCTCGCCGGGTACGGGCAGGCATGACGTCACCGCGGCAAGGCCCCGCTACACACAGCTCACGAAGACCGTGGCCGTCGCCGCGGACAGTGCCGTCCCGGTCTCCTTCAAGCTCAGGGCCGGGCAGCTGACGGTGAACCCGGAATCCGTCGGCGCCACCGTCGGATGGGGGAAGTCGGCCGCCCGGAACCTGACGGTGAAGAACACCGGCGGCGCGCCCGTATCGGTCACCGTGGGCGAGCGGTCGGGCGGTTTCCACCCCCAGTCCGCGGGAGCCGGCGCTCCGCTGCAGACCGTCAAGGGGAAGTTCTCCCCGTACGCGAGCAAGAAGGGCACGGCACCGGCCCGGCGGACGCCCGCCGCCCCCTCCGGCTCCGCCTGGCAGAGCGCGCCCGACCTCCCGGAGACGGTCCTCGGCAACGCGGTCGGCACCCACGAGGGCAAGGTGTACTCCGCCTTCGGGTTCGACGGACGCGGCGTCACCGGCAAGATGTTCGTCCTGGACCCGGTCGTCGGCACCTGGACGGAGGCGGCCGCGGCGGCCGACGGCCGGGAGGCGCCCTCGGGCCAGTTCGTCGACGGCAGGTTCTATGCCGTCGGCGGCTGGCGCGCGGACGGCACCACCGACCCCGAGCTGGAGATCTACGATCCCGGCACCGACACCTGGACCACCGGGGCACCGGCCCCCGTGGCCTACGCGGGGCAGGGCAACGCGGCGCTCGACGGCAAGCTCTACACCGTGGGCGGCTGCGACGTCGGCTGCGGCACCGTCGAGGCGTACGCCTACGACCCCGGCGCCGACACCTGGTCCCGGATCGCCGACTACCCGGAGCGGACCTCCTGGGAGTCCTGCGCCGGTGTCAACGGCAAGCTGTACTGCGCCGGGGGCAACGCCGACTCCGTCGGCGAGAGCGACCACGCCTACGTCTACGACCCGGGCGCCGACTCCTGGACGGCGCTTCCCGACCTCCCCATCCCGCTGTGGAGTTCGTCCTACGCCGCGGCCGGCGACCAGCTCGTGATGTCGAGCGGTATCACCCACGAGGCGATCACCAACCAGGGCTTCGCCTTCGACCCGGAGGCCGGTGCCTGGTCCGCACTGCCCAACGCCGACCTGGCGACGTACCGCGGCGGCGCGGGCCTCGGCCTCTACAAGGTCGGCGGCGGAAGCGCGCCGTACACCCCCAGCAAGACCGTGGAGCTGCTGCCGGGTTACGACCAGGGCGGGGAGACCGACGTCACCTGGCTGAGCACGGATGCCAAGCGGTTCACGCTGCAGCCGGGGGCGAGTGCGACGGTGGCCGTCACGCTGGACGCCTCGGTGCCCGAGGTCGCCCAGCCGGGTGACTTCACCGCCGTGCTGACGCTCGACAACGACACCCCGTACGGGATGCGGAAGCTCCCGGTGTCGCTGCACGTCGACCCGCCGAAGACCTGGGGCAAGATCACCGGGACGATCCGCGGTGTCCAGAGCGACGGCACCACCAAGCCGCTCGCCGGCGCGACCGTCGAGATCACCAGCTGGGCGGCGGGCTACTCCCTCCGGACGGCTGCCGACGGCACGTACTCCCTGTGGCTGGACGCCCGGAACAACCCGCTGCAGGTCATCGTCGCCAAGGACGGCTACCGGCCGGTGGCCACCACCCTGAAGATCACGAAGGGGGCGGTCGTCACCGGCGACTTCACTCTGAAGAAGCAGTAGCCACCGGAACGGGCGGGGCGGGCCGGTCCCCTCGGGACCGGCCCGCCCTGTTGTGCCGAGGGCAGGTCCGAGGGGACCGGCCTCGTCAGTGCCCGTGCCGGCCGGTGGTCACCTTCATCGTGACCGTGACGGGGGCGAGCGGGTAGGGCGTGTCGTGCGTCGCACCGAGCGCGGCACGGTACGTGCCGGCCTTCCTCGTCGCTGCCGTCGCGGCGTCCAGCACGGTCTCGACCGTGACCGAGGAGTGCGCGGGGACCGTGACCTTCTTCGCGCTGACGCCCAGCCAGCGGACGTCCGTGGAACCGGGCAGCGCGTATCCGGGCAGGTACTCGGCGGTGGTGACGCCATTGGAGCTGCCGTTGCCCGTGCTGCCGCCGACCTTGTAGAGGCCGGCGCCCGCGCCGCCGCGGTAGACGGGGGTGCCGCTCCCGGGCAGCGGCGTCCAGGCGTCGGTGTCCGGGTCGTAGGCGAAGCCCCGGCCGGTGACCGACGCGGCGGCCGCGCTGCCGGTGGAGCCGCCGGACACCAGCAGCAGGTCGTTCGCCGTCGTGTACGCCGAGCCCCACAGTCCGACCGGGAGGGCGGCCGCCGGCGACCAGGTGTCGGTGGCCGGGTCGTAGGAGTAGGCGCTGTCCACGACGCCGGTGCCGGGGGTCTGGCCGCCGGCACAGACCACGTGCCCGTCGACCCCTCCGCAGGCCAGGTAGGCGATGGGCAGGGGGTACGGCGCCAGGGTCCGCCAGCTGTCGGACGCGACGTCGTAGGCCTGGGCCCGGGTCACGCCACAGCTGTCGGCGCAGCCGCCGATCATGTAGAGCCGGCCGTCGAGCACCGCGCTGCCGGACAGCGAGTAGGCGGCGGGTGCCGCGGCGCGCGAGGACCAGGTGTCGGTGGCCGGGTCGTAGACGGCGACCTCCCGGACGTTCGCG is drawn from Streptomyces sp. NBC_00178 and contains these coding sequences:
- a CDS encoding carboxypeptidase regulatory-like domain-containing protein; translated protein: MAVLGVQTPSWAQNPSPPAATAATATAAGDAEVPFEAACGAAKKGEATCFALRRTDVQPSKGLRTATAPGGFGPADLRSAYNLPDDGGAGQTIAVVDAFDDPTAEDDLAVYREQYGLPACTTDNGCFRKVDQRGGTGYPQPDPDWAGEISLDLDMVSAIAPNAHILLVEADSPTFEDLGAAVDQAVELGAGFVSNSYGTDYRSGSGEDPSDSTELEAHYDHPGVAMVASSGDFGHGVSYPAASPHVTAVGGTSLTADSGTERGWSETVWDGAGSGCSLYQPKPAFQKDTGCENRAVADVAAVADPATPVAVYQTYGAGGWAQYGGTSAGAPIIAAVYANAGTPAGGTYPNSYPYDAGSGLNDVTGGSNGTCAPAYLCSGAVGYDGPTGLGTPDGLRAFRAGPHGTLSGTVTDRSTGTPLAGAVVSTGDGVATRSGADGGYTLDVPVGTHDVTADAYGYATGTAEDVAVTDGTTLERDFALAPVPSQPVSGKVTDGSGHDWPLYARITVSGVPGGPVWTDPATGAFTLSLPQGHAYTLRAEAYLPGYTPVTRTVTVGDAPQSLKVPLSADPWKATAPGYAVHLAGPTEHFAATDSAPQGWKVVNADGTEGGWAFDDPGGQGNQTGGDGAFAVADNATIGSPFDSQLISPAFDLTGTADPELAFGAMYWAAGDDAISADASSDGGATWKTVWRTTAGFADHARIEVPLTGFAGEPDVRVRFHFVTQFAWWWGIDDVFVGNRDYAPTPGGLVTGTVTDANTGKGLAGATVTAKDDPKVTTTTVATPGDPALDDGLYLLFSPGTGRHDVTAARPRYTQLTKTVAVAADSAVPVSFKLRAGQLTVNPESVGATVGWGKSAARNLTVKNTGGAPVSVTVGERSGGFHPQSAGAGAPLQTVKGKFSPYASKKGTAPARRTPAAPSGSAWQSAPDLPETVLGNAVGTHEGKVYSAFGFDGRGVTGKMFVLDPVVGTWTEAAAAADGREAPSGQFVDGRFYAVGGWRADGTTDPELEIYDPGTDTWTTGAPAPVAYAGQGNAALDGKLYTVGGCDVGCGTVEAYAYDPGADTWSRIADYPERTSWESCAGVNGKLYCAGGNADSVGESDHAYVYDPGADSWTALPDLPIPLWSSSYAAAGDQLVMSSGITHEAITNQGFAFDPEAGAWSALPNADLATYRGGAGLGLYKVGGGSAPYTPSKTVELLPGYDQGGETDVTWLSTDAKRFTLQPGASATVAVTLDASVPEVAQPGDFTAVLTLDNDTPYGMRKLPVSLHVDPPKTWGKITGTIRGVQSDGTTKPLAGATVEITSWAAGYSLRTAADGTYSLWLDARNNPLQVIVAKDGYRPVATTLKITKGAVVTGDFTLKKQ